In Salvelinus fontinalis isolate EN_2023a chromosome 37, ASM2944872v1, whole genome shotgun sequence, the genomic stretch gtcaatcgtgaaggcccggtggggctccgtatctgcagcaaaaaaaaacccgggtccggataggtaactgtagcccaggaatggctgatggaactcctcagctggctagctccggaataatttaagtttgctccgggatcgacgtaagccaatagtcacacggtttgcagctagctagctgcgaaatcaaggtgcaaatgtccagagcctgcggctgaaatccggggaaactgagagaaaaaaaaggcccggtatgctccggtccgagtcgcgttgcacaaaagtgccggtagattatcgagctaaaggaatagctgatgaccacaaaacgtgggcagctgaaacaccaacgctagccagcaagccggctaacttctgggcagcttcagattagctttcggctagctttcggctaacttctggttagctttctggctaacttctgattagcccctggttagcttccactgtggattttcagatttgaggtaaataatacttttttgttgttgtaattggtgaggcgggttgcaggaaagcttttgtagttgagttcttggataataaaaaaatataaaagatatgcgaagaaggtgtaaatatatatatacaggacaagacagtacgaggacaaaaattacgtctgaactgctaagccatcttggaacAACATGTGAACTATAGTGGTGAtgttacacccctgaaaaagGGGAGAAAGAATCACGAGtgtgatacggaatgtttactcattAAAACTTTTAGTGCTATCATTTTACATaagtaacacattttacagaataacagatctacaggaaatagatagttttgtagggtacaaggcttattcaagtcacaacagtatacactgtacatcactgaaacaaatactattttcaatataactgtcaagcacaaagctttaactcagtaaaccataactcaatttatcaacaggcaataaagtgtttgaaaaaccatTACACAAATAACGCCGCAAAATATCTTATTAACAACGCACATGTTCAATCACAATCGACATGAAATGGCAGCTACGTAGCAGTACCTAGCAGTACGAAGCTATTCTTCGCTGCAACCGAGCAGGGCTCATATTTCTCTCTGCAAACTTAACTAACTTCCTCAATATGTTACTAAGACAAACCTTAAACACTCTTGACATGTTAGCgagttattacatttaaattactctTTTTTATCATCAATAACGTACCTGAAAAAGAGGAGAAAGAATCACGAGAGTGATAGGTTAATGTTTACTCATTGAGAActtttagtgcaatgagaaaaagaccgcgaattctccgtgaacttgagtggagaccagagcaatcgatctcaggctcatagattaagagcatttagtagatcacagattaacacttttacccacgacaacataaagtaatcaacataacgtttacacattcctctcacaattcgtaccctttgtatgcttgacggattttaacaattatataaatgttatcaatctatcaactaatactgaatgcatgatcttcttaaccttagatgttttaagatACTCACATATGAATTtactaatactttttaatgtataacaggctattagtatttcctttaacctgtcacactgatcctaactaacctaaaacaagaaatttttactaggattaaatgtcaggaattgtttaaaacagagtttaaatgtatttggctaaggcgtatgtaaacttccgacttcaactgtagatattccACTAAAAACCTACCCTTTCCaactacaatagttatttacaacattgtctacactatttctgatcacttaattttaatggacaaaaaaggctgtcaaaaacaaggatatttctaagtgaccgcaaacttttgaacggtagtgtgtgtatacATCTTTATGTATATTTGTTAAGTATTCCTTGCTAAAAGGTGGGCCACGTTCATGGTACCGGTGATCCTGAATTAAGCTCAAGAGTTTACCAAAGTTCTCGTCAACTCAAACCTGTTTCGTAGTACACCCTTCCAGAGGGCGACATTCTGATTTTGGTGAGTCTATGATCCCTGCTGTCTAAGTCCTGTGTTACAGCGTCATCGTTTTTAAATCATTTGTTGCCTAGCTAGTCAGCCAAGTTTTATACCTTAATCACCATTCATTTAAGTCGTCTCTCCTGCTGTGCTAGATCTACTTCATCTCTGATCCCACCTTGGGATGTATGATGAGCATAGCTGAGAAGGTCCATTATAGAATGAAATAGAACACTGCAAGAAACATCACACTGACTGGATTCTTTTCAGTCGAGGTCATTTTATTTATTTCCAAGACAAGTGAAGTGGAATAGGCCTAATTCAAGGCAGCAAGAGCACACAGGACAAATTAAACTACTGCCTGCTGCTGAACACACGTATAATACATCAGAAAGCTTTAAGGGACTAGTTCAACTTATTCATTGTTGAGAAGTTAAAATGTCAGTGCCATTTGTGTTGGAATCTTCAGTCGACAGCAGCGGTGTTGAAATCTTCGATGGTGTAATAAATGCTAAACTGTGCATTGTTATTCTGTGAAAGACAGGACATGAACATGGTTAGAATACAGCACGAGAATGACTGCATTTAAAAAGGCAGCCCAACTCTGATatttttcctgtctctgtgtgtgcgtgtctttACCACATTGATAGAGTTTGTTAAGGCGTGTTATGTCCAGGGGGCTCAGGTGATTTCTCTGTCCAATCTGGACTCCACTCTTCTTGGAGCCAATAGTGGGGTTCCGGTTTGATGAGAAGTAGTATCTGCCAGGAGAAACCCAGCAATGGGGGATTAGAGGACTTGCTACTTTAACACAAGGACTGCGTcacaatgccaccctattcccaatatagtgcacatagtttgaccagagcccaggtAAAAAAGTGACCTAAATAGGGAACCATTGGGTACGCACGGGGAAATGTTACTGGAGCTGGATACTGTACACAGGCCCAGTAAAACTAATATTTACTTATTGCCAGCAGTTTAAAAACAAGGTGAGTAAAATTAGGACTTTAGTGGGaataaggaggagaggagtgtgacTGACGTTCCGTAGTGCATTATGGAGTCGTAGTCATAGGGCAGGTCCTGAGTGTCTCCTTTCTTCACCTTAAAGTTATCTTCTTTTCCTGGAAGTTAAAAGAGTTACAAGAGGCAGATGTGACTGGCGGACACTGCTGGGTGTGAATGTGATATACGGGAATGAAAATGGAAATGTAGACAAGTTGAGATGGAAACCATTAAGTTGAACCTCTAGCAGGAGGAAACTCTACAGGATTCAAGGAATGAATATTTAATCTTACCTAATGAAACCCATTGCGGGTGGTAATGTAACAAAACTGCCCTCAAACGAGCTTACATGTTATCCCAGGATACCCATTACGGGTGGCAACTGTAAAAGGTATATTTTACACCAGGATACCCATTACAGGTGGTAACTGTAGATGACAATGTAGAGTTATTCGCGTCAGGTAAATTTAGTGAACAAGGTTGCTGCAGTCACGCCAGGGGAAATTCGCAGGAGTTAACAAATTCAGTTAAATTCTACATCATTGGAAATGAGTCTATAAAATCCATAGTTCTGCATAGTATTGGTCTCAAACTGAAGAACActggtgtttacagaactggTGCTGTGAGATTAGGATAGCAGGATTCAAGGCTGCTATGATATTAGGCTATCAGGACCTGCTTAGACAAAGCAATTACAACAGTAGAGAAAAGGGTTGCAATGGATGGGGGAATGAATGGCTGCACTATTTCCGTTTTAATAAGTACATGATAAATGGAACGTTAAGGCATAAATGTATGAAAGACTATACTTCTTTTAAACTAATGTTGTTCTGTCCTTGTGCTGTACTGTCTATTAAATGTTATATAGCGTTTCatgttgtgtggaccccaggaagagtagctgctgcttaggcagtacctaataaaatactaaatgtCAATAGTTATTCTATACGGTCTTCACTCCAGACCACAAAAAGCTGAATCTGGTATGTTAGTGTTGgtacaaaagcctgcacactgcAGCTCTTCCATGGGACAAATTGACCAGCCCTGCCCCTGATCCACATGCAATGCCCGTGAGGTGGTTTAGTATGTTGTGAGTTACCTGGGACCACATTGTCCCACTGTATGGTGACGTATTGGTCACGGTCTGGCCGTGTGTGCTCGTGGTGCAGGCCCAGTGCATGCATCAGCTCATGACACAGGTTCCCCACGCTACAGGCTCTACCGAAGTACAGAGACTGGGCCCCGCCCTGAAAACCTACATACGACGCACAGCTAGAGTTAAATGAAGAAAGATAAAAGGTGAGAGAAGCGGGAGGAGAGAaatggaggagaaagaggggatatgacaggaagagagaaaaataaaggaTTGAacacaggaaaaggaaggagaggttgTGAGTTAACTGTAAACTGCTGGGAAGGAGAGAATGTGTTAATGTGCCCACTTTGGACTCACCCTGTCCCAGAGATGAACTCGATGTAGTTCATCTCATTGGTGTATTCGTGGAAGAGGATACACGTCTGGTCTGAAATCATCTTGAACGCTGCTAGTATAGTTTCCTTTCTGTCCACTGTGTGGATCAGAGACAATCTACCATTAGACGGTGCATATCATTCTCACTATATTAGAAAACATCTAGTGTTACAGTGTTCATCTCTCCTACTGTATTCGACACTCACTCAGATAATCGTTGATCTTGTAGGGGATAGAAGTGACGCCTTCATTCTCAGGCCAAAGTGACTTCACAGCTAATCGGTCTTCCTGTAGGACAAAACACCTAGTCTTAAATCCAGCTGTCGCTAGAGAGTATAGGCCTCAGATTAATTAAATTGTTATTTCTGCATTTCCCCCTTTGAATGTTTTTAAATTCTAAAATGGTAAAACTATTTCAGTATtaacttaaatgactaaaaccagactAAGTATGTAGAACAAAAAAAAGAAGATTGGAGCAATATACAGTgtactttccatgacagactgaccaggtgaatgctatgatcctTATTGAGGTCACCTGttcaatcagtgtatatgaagaGACCGGTTAAAGGAGGATTGTTAAGCCTTGCAACATGGATCATGTAtatatgccattcagagggtgaatgggcaggacaaaatatttaagtacctttgaTCAGGGTATGGTAGGTACCAGGttcaccagtttgagtgtgtcaagaactgcaacgttgctggctATTTCACACTCAGTTTCCCGCGTgtgaagaatggtccaccacccaaaggacatccagccaatggcAGTCCAGTGGTCTAAAATGGGTGACACGAATTGTGCAGAGCAACAGACGGGCTACAGTTATAGTCAATTGACAGTCCAGTAAAACATTTGTGCCCAAAGACCCAAAAAATGCTCAACTCGTAGAACCTTGACACAAATGGGGAATGGCAGCCGACAACCTTACAGAGTTCCACTTCTTTCAGCAAAAACAATTGTtgcagtggactaatgaaacactgGACACAGGAGAATTGGAAAaacgtctggtctgatgaatcccgtttttttttgcaatttcacgctgatgggaggactagggtatgaAGAAAACCACATGCATCCATCATGATATTTGTCAACATTGCAGGCAAACACAAGCCATTCTAGTTAAATTTgtcttttgtttctgttagtcttTAGTGAAATGGATAGAAGTACAGTCTGCTGTCATTCTGATTTAAGAAAATTACTCCTGCttattatgaagaaaaaatacatctgtttaactttgtaaactaaaggtgtgtttagaattatttttgttgtatttatgccatttaatctctcctcagactaatattattctgtttgtcctgtgggtacctttgccactgttccaccccttgtgtattgcgctgtcatggtgtatttgtaATGGTGTGATGCTGTGGGGTGCCTTTTCATGGCACACGTTGGGCCCCATGATAAAAGTTAAGCAACGTTTGAATGTCTGAACATAATTGAAAATtaggtgcatcccttcatggcagcagtgtatccatctgtgaattgattttttcagcaggataatgccccatgccacaaggctaggattgtccaggaatggttccgCGAAGATTACAGTGAATTCAGCTTAGTGCAGTGGCctgcccagtcaccagatctcaatccaatgaagcatctgtgggatgagatggaacgagCTATTTCGGATTAGAGATCCACTACCAGCCAACTGGGCACAATGGTGGCAAGCATTGAGGAAATCattgggccagcattcctgtggaatgcttgacaccttgtagagtccatgccctgaaatTGAGGCTtctctgagggcaaaggggggtgcaactcaatattaggtgttcctaatgttttgtaaactatatatatatatatatattttaagatcCTTTAGAagaaaaataaattaaatcaCCAAAAATAAACTAAAACCGTGCCATTGGCAACGCCCACTACGATTTAAATTGAGATTGTCGTCACACAATAAATCTATTATTTGCGTGACTCACtgtgcaatagtgtttaacatgaattttgaatgactacctcatctctggaacccacacatacaattatctgtaaggtctcgaacaagcagtgaatttcaaacagatttaaCTACAGCAACCTATTGGTTTTCAAATAACTTGCataaggcacctattggtagatgggtaaaaaagcagacattgaatatcccttcgagcgtggtgaagttaataattacactttggatggtgtttcaatacacccagtccatacaaagatacaggtgtctttCCGAAGTAAGTTGCCAgagaagaaggaaaccgctcagggatttcaccatgagcccaatggtgactttaaaacagttagcctttaatggctgtgataggagaaaactgagaatggaacaacattttagttactctacaatactaacctgattgacagtgaaaaggaagcctgtacagaataaaattattccaaaacatgcatcctgatggcatcaaggcactaaagtaatactgcagaaAACGTGGCAAAGCAATTACCTTTTTGTGCTGAA encodes the following:
- the LOC129836193 gene encoding astacin-like metalloprotease toxin 5, which codes for MVWFLILIWFVQVGSVPITNFTNATTSNATIPATVDNSKNPINNSTNVAFSATGSTASMGTRHKQNDWVKTPETREEDLQFDLAITEGDILVSEDRLAVKSLWPENEGVTSIPYKINDYLMDRKETILAAFKMISDQTCILFHEYTNEMNYIEFISGTGCASYVGFQGGAQSLYFGRACSVGNLCHELMHALGLHHEHTRPDRDQYVTIQWDNVVPGKEDNFKVKKGDTQDLPYDYDSIMHYGTYYFSSNRNPTIGSKKSGVQIGQRNHLSPLDITRLNKLYQCE